A region of Gracilinanus agilis isolate LMUSP501 chromosome 3, AgileGrace, whole genome shotgun sequence DNA encodes the following proteins:
- the C3H1orf174 gene encoding UPF0688 protein C1orf174 homolog: MRSRKLTDGVRSSARLRSKNCPATRAASAQEVDVSKSTKTVCLASSHKATERRTSKTLKYEKDGFTKTELQELKAKKEKTSLPKTASEISSENESLVYAEHKALLLSNEANTSKIYEQQAERNENGLSHHGHSRDGENSCLAKTDNDLALPKCKENLVEEDVFNHSTALLGEAGPEAADLQKTPAHIDSSIFLDEDSNQPMPVNRFFGNVELMQDLPPVSPPCPSMSRREFRKMHFRAKDDDDDDAEM, from the exons CTTACAGACGGGGTGCGCTCTTCAGCACGCCTAAGGAGCAAAAACTGTCCAGCCACCAGAGCTGCCTCCGCTCAAGAAGTTGATGTCTCCAAATCTACAAAAACAGTGTGTTTG GCTTCATCTCACAAAGCAACTGAGAGACGTACTTCCAAGACACTCAAGTATGAAAAAGATGGTTTCACCAAGACAGAATTACAAGAACTAaaagccaaaaaggaaaaaacttcTTTGCCAAAAACTGCATCTGAAATCTCGAGTGAAAATGAGTCTTTGGTGTATGCTGAACACAAAGCATTGCTGCTGAGTAATGAAGCAAATACTTCCAAGATTTATGAACAGCAAGCAGAAAGGAATGAAAACGGCCTTTCTCATCATGGCCACTCTAGAGATGGGGAGAACAGCTGCTTAGCAAAGACTGACAATGACTTGGCCCTGCCCAAATGTAAAGAAAACCTGGTGGAAGAAGATGTCTTTAATCACAGTACTGCTCTGCTTGGGGAGGCTGGACCAGAGGCAGCAGATCTCCAGAAGACACCAGCACACATAGATAGTAGCATCTTTTTAGATGAAGACAGCAATCAGCCAATGCCTGTGAATCGATTCTTTGGAAATGTCGAACTCATGCAA GACCTTCCTCCAGTCTCTCCACCTTGTCCCTCCATGAGTAGACGGGAATTCAGAAAAATGCACTTCAGAgccaaagatgatgatgatgatgatgcagaaatgtag